The Neodiprion fabricii isolate iyNeoFabr1 chromosome 4, iyNeoFabr1.1, whole genome shotgun sequence genome window below encodes:
- the LOC124180797 gene encoding acyl-CoA Delta-9 desaturase-like isoform X2, with translation MSDIIANPVVMFNKKYDGALFYIFCIIIPVAVPVILWGETMLHAILAQCFIRYELVLNSTWSINSAAHLWGYRPYNRVINPAENIMLSLVTHGEGFHNYHHTFPWDYKASELPYSPFILTGLFIYLFSKIGWSYDLREPSPAFVQKVMQEIRDNSNLSSKIYQHGYNPVIVTNTS, from the exons ATGAGTGATATCATTGCTAACCCAGTAGTCATGTTCAATAAGAA ATATGACGGAGCGCTGTTCTATATATTTTGCATCATAATTCCGGTGGCAGTACCTGTTATATTATGGGGTGAAACGATGCTACATGCGATTTTGGCTCAATGCTTCATACGCTATGAGCTCGTCCTTAATTCTACATGGAGCATCAACAGTGCGGCACATCTTTGGGGTTATCGCCCGTACAACAG GGTGATCAATCCTGCAGAAAACATCATGTTATCTTTGGTAACACACGGTGAAGGCTTTCACAACTATCACCACACGTTCCCCTGGGACTACAAGGCTTCTGAATTGCCGTACTCGCCATTCATTTTGACAggattattcatttatttattttcaaaaattggatGGTCGTATGATCTGCGAGAGCCATCCCCTGCCTTCGTGCAAAAAGTTATGCAAGAAATTCGTGACAACTCTAACTTGTCATCAAAGATTTATCAACACGGTTATAACCCAGTCATTGTCACAAATACATCATAA
- the LOC124180797 gene encoding acyl-CoA Delta-9 desaturase-like isoform X1 codes for MENHFVAAILSRPFCICLYRVRFWTVCCTDEMVDRFLEYDGALFYIFCIIIPVAVPVILWGETMLHAILAQCFIRYELVLNSTWSINSAAHLWGYRPYNRVINPAENIMLSLVTHGEGFHNYHHTFPWDYKASELPYSPFILTGLFIYLFSKIGWSYDLREPSPAFVQKVMQEIRDNSNLSSKIYQHGYNPVIVTNTS; via the exons ATGGAAAACCATTTTGTGGCTGCCATTTTATCACGTCCGTTTTGCATTTGTTTGTATCGTGTACGGTTTTGGACTGTCTGCTGTACGGATGAAATGGTTGACCGTTTTTTGGA ATATGACGGAGCGCTGTTCTATATATTTTGCATCATAATTCCGGTGGCAGTACCTGTTATATTATGGGGTGAAACGATGCTACATGCGATTTTGGCTCAATGCTTCATACGCTATGAGCTCGTCCTTAATTCTACATGGAGCATCAACAGTGCGGCACATCTTTGGGGTTATCGCCCGTACAACAG GGTGATCAATCCTGCAGAAAACATCATGTTATCTTTGGTAACACACGGTGAAGGCTTTCACAACTATCACCACACGTTCCCCTGGGACTACAAGGCTTCTGAATTGCCGTACTCGCCATTCATTTTGACAggattattcatttatttattttcaaaaattggatGGTCGTATGATCTGCGAGAGCCATCCCCTGCCTTCGTGCAAAAAGTTATGCAAGAAATTCGTGACAACTCTAACTTGTCATCAAAGATTTATCAACACGGTTATAACCCAGTCATTGTCACAAATACATCATAA
- the LOC124180787 gene encoding zinc finger CCCH domain-containing protein 13 isoform X2, which produces METEELTRLVDGIYKNILDKFNPGARQLINAGKAYLKALHGAAAASRVYVDALSRLARQAQLGTWGGSQDVGSALMRIVEVYKEIQEQELNILKAFYVDLLVPLETNLEKDTKVVQSEQKRFLQQHKTRSETYSKAAATIKKQRKKSRGASKSGLAMDKELKNMQILEEEKSKLDAFCEQSLKNAMTQERRRYGFVLERQCSLAKHYVSFHEVALAALHPSVDEWREVAGTREYLPQSVEDMFASRLRQVSFWPEDDENGGSELTLSSQLRKTRSMDSSCLELRLGPPPGNNATQNHGPPLHHIALSRARSEANLHASSLSLGPEAPETPPRPRSMAPASRSSGMGGVGGVGTGGGWGDAPLARALFAYLSSGENQLSFLEGDLIALMGDRQKGWQFGENLRTQSSGWFPLAYTEIIIDETLGSPSRASNSGRTPEPRVVPPCKPPPSRPPVTPGVEEGTSSNSSHTPTNMSNSNSSQTITTPTSRQAKSMRPSGTLPAALAGGRRVQPPVPPVPPPQAITSLHSSNDSGFSNEPPVHPDIDYSDDEAIRQRRKPRAERIADADRVQGTQQQHAREDGGTMTKEWQNDSWKTIPKDENSWQLYKNAMDLWDNVDQGTGGGDKPETRYHQHVEREREEADTPRIATNPRAYARNSVERSSKAGGEAYERNGEYSSDYEGRARRPRERPNPNQRNKFRDEPASPPRYAQRRTTKVATQEQEYKSEKQSGPGKYGANEYTPRYENKAKKYYEDDVTDGNEQSGMSNVRRGYKPVSQCETPTGYDEDAKPESDSDEESTVTLPETGRKVEHIAQKLEQTAQKYARGLSPAKFVDPGTVAELKEEYKDSQDDAEGRGYDRERERERERYFERERNLEKNRRVERASSRRFDERPRPPFEEAPDRPRLPPYRERRYSEKEEIYGETVGRGGRENSGVDGKDRGYESNFETKLERSKVAEKLNRADQRGQSPLKFDKNAQKIADHNDTNYNNNNNNNSNNTLQKNEKRLTSRHGMSNFETDGKGPKLVKRTKSFWRFRRDSDVLEGMALWQHRSLVDIPKMLKREEARERREDHERGTSTEDRDHSPGGRDPEGGHRAARERPRDRERGAEEPKPAERIHKPERSGEQQAFSDDFPTPAERPKVSERSEYRMQQQQQQQHEERAYFVGNISRKAILENERKRSLEAKQNMVVAELKVTNETKKSERRKKAYGDDDDGLIQNFSDTEASDEESTYSCIVVKDQVVAEKTLLPRTKLRKDGDRDKGWGRERERDRERERERNTCGPWYDLWGVDPSVKSKKQ; this is translated from the exons CTGAAGGCGTTCTATGTCGATTTACTCGTACCGCTTGAGACGAATTTGGAGAAGGACACGAAAGTGGTGCAG agCGAGCAAAAGAGATTCTTACAGCAGCACAAGACGCGTTCGGAAACTTACAGCAAGGCTGCGGCTACCATTAAGAAACAACGAAAGAAATCCAGGGGTGCGAGCAAAAGCGGATTGGCGATGGACAAGGAGCTTAAAAACATGCAGATACTCGAGGAGGAAAAATCTAAGCTCGACGCTTTCTGCGAACAGAGTTTGAAGAAC GCGATGACTCAGGAACGGCGGAGATACGGTTTCGTTTTGGAAAGGCAATGCTCGCTGGCAAAGCATTACGTGAGTTTTCACGAAGTGGCGCTCGCGGCGCTTCATCCCTCGGTTGACGAGTGGCGCGAAGTTGCCGGAACTCGGGAATACCTGCCGCAATCCGTCGAGGACATGTTCGCCTCTCGACTCAGG CAAGTGTCCTTCTGGCCCGAAGACGATGAGAACGGCGGCTCGGAACTGACACTCAGCTCGCAGTTGCGCAAGACTCGAAGCATGGACAGTTCTTGTCTCGAATTGCGACTCGGACCGCCACCCGGAAACAATGCGACACAGAATCACGGGCCTCCTCTTCATCACATCGCCTTGTCGCGAGCACGATCCGAGGCCAATCTTCACGCCTCGAGCCTCTCTCTGGGTCCAG AGGCCCCTGAAACACCGCCGAGGCCAAGATCAATGGCCCCCGCCTCTCGCAGCAGCGGAATGGGGGGCGTAGGTGGTGTTGGAACGGGGGGCGGTTGGGGTGACGCGCCTTTGGCGAGGGCGCTTTTCGCCTACCTTAGTTCGGGGGAGAACCAGCTGAGCTTCTTGGAAGGAGACTTGATCGCGCTGATGG GTGACAGACAGAAGGGATGGCAATTTGGGGAGAACCTGCGTACTCAGAGCTCAGGCTGGTTCCCTCTCGCATACACCGAGATCATCATCGACGAAACTCTTGG GTCGCCGTCCCGCGCCTCCAACAGCGGACGGACACCCGAGCCGAGAGTCGTACCGCCGTGCAAACCGCCGCCGTCTCGGCCCCCCGTCACTCCAGGAGTCGAAGAGGGCACCTCGAGCAACAGCAGCCACACACCCACCAACATGTCGAACAGCAACAGTTCCCAAACGATCACGACGCCGACGTCTCGACAGGCCAAATCC ATGCGGCCCTCCGGAACCCTGCCCGCGGCCTTGGCCGGCGGTCGCCGAGTCCAGCCTCCCGTGCCTCCGGTCCCCCCACCCCAGGCCATCACCTCCTTGCACAGCAGCAACGACAGCGGATTCTCTAACGAGCCTCCGGTCCATCCTGACATCGATTACAGCGACGACGAGGCCATCAG GCAGCGACGTAAGCCCCGAGCGGAGAGAATCGCGGATGCTGACAGGGTACAGGGGACTCAGCAACAGCACGCGAGGGAAGACGGAGGAACAATGACCAAGGAGTGGCAAAATGACTCCTGGAAGACCATACCGAAGGACGAGAACAGCTGGCAGCTATACAAGAACGCGATGGACCTATGGGACAACGTCGATCAGGGTACGGGGGGCGGCGACAAGCCGGAAACGCGGTACCATCAACACGTCGAGCGGGAGCGCGAGGAAGCGGATACCCCGAGGATCGCGACGAACCCTCGAGCATACGCGAGGAACTCGGTAGAGCGAAGCAGCAAGGCGGGAGGCGAAGCTTACGAGCGAAACGGGGAGTACTCGAGTGACTACGAGGGGCGGGCCCGACGACCCAGGGAACGACCGAACCCCAACCAGCGGAACAAGTTTCGGGATGAACCTGCGAGTCCCCCGCGATACGCGCAGCGGCGAACGACGAAGGTCGCGACTCAGGAGCAGGAGTACAAGTCGGAGAAGCAGAGCGGGCCCGGGAAGTACGGGGCCAACGAGTACACGCCGAGGTACGAGAACAAGGCGAAGAAGTACTACGAGGACGACGTGACCGACGGGAACGAGCAGAGTGGGATGAGCAACGTACGCCGAGGGTACAAGCCTGTATCGCAGTGCGAAACTCCGACCGGCTACGACGAGGACGCTAAGCCGGAATCGGACTCGGACGAGGAGAGCACCGTAACTCTACCGGAAACCGGACGCAAGGTCGAGCACATTGCGCAGAAGCTGGAACAGACAGCGCAGAAATACGCGCGGGGCTTGAGTCCCGCTAAATTCGTCGATCCGGGGACCGTTGCCGAGCTTAAGGAGGAGTACAAGGACTCTCAGGATGACGCGGAGGGCAGAGGTTACGACAGGGAACgcgagagggagagggaaCGGTACTtcgagagggagagaaactTGGAGAAGAATCGAAGGGTCGAGCGGGCTTCGAGTCGGCGTTTCGACGAGAGGCCCAGACCGCCGTTCGAGGAGGCCCCGGATCGGCCGAGGCTTCCGCCTTACCGGGAACGACGGTATTCGGAAAAGGAAGAGATTTACGGGGAGACGGTTGGACGAGGGGGACGCGAGAATTCGGGAGTAGACGGCAAGGATCGCGGGTACGAGTCTAACTTCGAGACGAAACTGGAGCGCAGCAAAGTCGCAGAGAAGTTGAACAGGGCCGATCAGCGCGGGCAGAGTCCTCTAAAGTTTGATAAAAACGCGCAGAAGATCGCCGATCACAACGACACGAactacaacaacaacaacaacaacaacagcaacaacaccCTGCAGAAGAACGAGAAACGCCTTACCTCCCGTCACGGGATGTCGAATTTTGAGACAGACGGCAAGGGACCGAAACTCGTGAAGCGGACCAAGTCCTTCTGGCGATTCCGGCGCGACTCGGACGTCCTCGAGGGCATGGCGCTTTGGCAGCATCGCTCCCTCGTCGACATACCGAAGATGCTTAAACGCGAGGAGGCACGCGAACGACGGGAGGATCACGAGCGCGGAACATCGACGGAGGATCGCGACCATTCGCCGGGGGGGCGGGATCCCGAAGGGGGACATCGGGCGGCTAGGGAACGGCCACGCGACCGAGAAAGGGGGGCGGAGGAGCCGAAACCCGCGGAGAGGATACACAAACCGGAAAGATCCGGGGAGCAGCAAGCTTTTTCCGACGATTTCCCCACACCCGCGGAAAGGCCGAAGGTCAGCGAAAGGTCCGAGTACCGGAtgcagcaacaacagcagcagcagcacgaGGAACGCGCGTATTTCGTGGGGAATATATCGAGGAAAGCGATACTGGAGAATGAGCGCAAGCGCAGCCTCGAGGCCAAGCAGAACATGGTCGTCGCCGAACTGAAGGTGACGAACGAGACGAAGAAGAGCGAACGCCGTAAGAAGGCCTACGGCGACGACGATGACGgtcttattcaaaatttctccGACACCGAGGCTTCCGACGAAGAGTCTACGTACAGCTGCATCGTTGTCAAGGATCAGGTTGTCGCTGAGAAGACTTTACTGCCGAGGACCAAACTCCGCAAGGACGGTGACAGGGATAAAGGGTGGGGACGGGAGAGGGAAAGGGatagggagagggagagggagagaaacaCTTGCGGGCCTTGGTACGATCTCTGGGGAGTCGATCCTTCCGTAAAGAGTAAGAAACAGTAA
- the LOC124180797 gene encoding acyl-CoA Delta-9 desaturase-like isoform X3: MIVPVICELERGKYDGALFYIFCIIIPVAVPVILWGETMLHAILAQCFIRYELVLNSTWSINSAAHLWGYRPYNRVINPAENIMLSLVTHGEGFHNYHHTFPWDYKASELPYSPFILTGLFIYLFSKIGWSYDLREPSPAFVQKVMQEIRDNSNLSSKIYQHGYNPVIVTNTS, translated from the exons ATGATTGTTCCTGTCATTTGTGAGTTGGAAAGAGGAAA ATATGACGGAGCGCTGTTCTATATATTTTGCATCATAATTCCGGTGGCAGTACCTGTTATATTATGGGGTGAAACGATGCTACATGCGATTTTGGCTCAATGCTTCATACGCTATGAGCTCGTCCTTAATTCTACATGGAGCATCAACAGTGCGGCACATCTTTGGGGTTATCGCCCGTACAACAG GGTGATCAATCCTGCAGAAAACATCATGTTATCTTTGGTAACACACGGTGAAGGCTTTCACAACTATCACCACACGTTCCCCTGGGACTACAAGGCTTCTGAATTGCCGTACTCGCCATTCATTTTGACAggattattcatttatttattttcaaaaattggatGGTCGTATGATCTGCGAGAGCCATCCCCTGCCTTCGTGCAAAAAGTTATGCAAGAAATTCGTGACAACTCTAACTTGTCATCAAAGATTTATCAACACGGTTATAACCCAGTCATTGTCACAAATACATCATAA
- the LOC124180787 gene encoding zinc finger CCCH domain-containing protein 13 isoform X1, with the protein METEELTRLVDGIYKNILDKFNPGARQLINAGKAYLKALHGAAAASRVYVDALSRLARQAQLGTWGGSQDVGSALMRIVEVYKEIQEQELNILKAFYVDLLVPLETNLEKDTKVVQSEQKRFLQQHKTRSETYSKAAATIKKQRKKSRGASKSGLAMDKELKNMQILEEEKSKLDAFCEQSLKNAMTQERRRYGFVLERQCSLAKHYVSFHEVALAALHPSVDEWREVAGTREYLPQSVEDMFASRLRQVSFWPEDDENGGSELTLSSQLRKTRSMDSSCLELRLGPPPGNNATQNHGPPLHHIALSRARSEANLHASSLSLGPEAPETPPRPRSMAPASRSSGMGGVGGVGTGGGWGDAPLARALFAYLSSGENQLSFLEGDLIALMGDRQKGWQFGENLRTQSSGWFPLAYTEIIIDETLGSPSRASNSGRTPEPRVVPPCKPPPSRPPVTPGVEEGTSSNSSHTPTNMSNSNSSQTITTPTSRQAKSMRPSGTLPAALAGGRRVQPPVPPVPPPQAITSLHSSNDSGFSNEPPVHPDIDYSDDEAISRQRRKPRAERIADADRVQGTQQQHAREDGGTMTKEWQNDSWKTIPKDENSWQLYKNAMDLWDNVDQGTGGGDKPETRYHQHVEREREEADTPRIATNPRAYARNSVERSSKAGGEAYERNGEYSSDYEGRARRPRERPNPNQRNKFRDEPASPPRYAQRRTTKVATQEQEYKSEKQSGPGKYGANEYTPRYENKAKKYYEDDVTDGNEQSGMSNVRRGYKPVSQCETPTGYDEDAKPESDSDEESTVTLPETGRKVEHIAQKLEQTAQKYARGLSPAKFVDPGTVAELKEEYKDSQDDAEGRGYDRERERERERYFERERNLEKNRRVERASSRRFDERPRPPFEEAPDRPRLPPYRERRYSEKEEIYGETVGRGGRENSGVDGKDRGYESNFETKLERSKVAEKLNRADQRGQSPLKFDKNAQKIADHNDTNYNNNNNNNSNNTLQKNEKRLTSRHGMSNFETDGKGPKLVKRTKSFWRFRRDSDVLEGMALWQHRSLVDIPKMLKREEARERREDHERGTSTEDRDHSPGGRDPEGGHRAARERPRDRERGAEEPKPAERIHKPERSGEQQAFSDDFPTPAERPKVSERSEYRMQQQQQQQHEERAYFVGNISRKAILENERKRSLEAKQNMVVAELKVTNETKKSERRKKAYGDDDDGLIQNFSDTEASDEESTYSCIVVKDQVVAEKTLLPRTKLRKDGDRDKGWGRERERDRERERERNTCGPWYDLWGVDPSVKSKKQ; encoded by the exons CTGAAGGCGTTCTATGTCGATTTACTCGTACCGCTTGAGACGAATTTGGAGAAGGACACGAAAGTGGTGCAG agCGAGCAAAAGAGATTCTTACAGCAGCACAAGACGCGTTCGGAAACTTACAGCAAGGCTGCGGCTACCATTAAGAAACAACGAAAGAAATCCAGGGGTGCGAGCAAAAGCGGATTGGCGATGGACAAGGAGCTTAAAAACATGCAGATACTCGAGGAGGAAAAATCTAAGCTCGACGCTTTCTGCGAACAGAGTTTGAAGAAC GCGATGACTCAGGAACGGCGGAGATACGGTTTCGTTTTGGAAAGGCAATGCTCGCTGGCAAAGCATTACGTGAGTTTTCACGAAGTGGCGCTCGCGGCGCTTCATCCCTCGGTTGACGAGTGGCGCGAAGTTGCCGGAACTCGGGAATACCTGCCGCAATCCGTCGAGGACATGTTCGCCTCTCGACTCAGG CAAGTGTCCTTCTGGCCCGAAGACGATGAGAACGGCGGCTCGGAACTGACACTCAGCTCGCAGTTGCGCAAGACTCGAAGCATGGACAGTTCTTGTCTCGAATTGCGACTCGGACCGCCACCCGGAAACAATGCGACACAGAATCACGGGCCTCCTCTTCATCACATCGCCTTGTCGCGAGCACGATCCGAGGCCAATCTTCACGCCTCGAGCCTCTCTCTGGGTCCAG AGGCCCCTGAAACACCGCCGAGGCCAAGATCAATGGCCCCCGCCTCTCGCAGCAGCGGAATGGGGGGCGTAGGTGGTGTTGGAACGGGGGGCGGTTGGGGTGACGCGCCTTTGGCGAGGGCGCTTTTCGCCTACCTTAGTTCGGGGGAGAACCAGCTGAGCTTCTTGGAAGGAGACTTGATCGCGCTGATGG GTGACAGACAGAAGGGATGGCAATTTGGGGAGAACCTGCGTACTCAGAGCTCAGGCTGGTTCCCTCTCGCATACACCGAGATCATCATCGACGAAACTCTTGG GTCGCCGTCCCGCGCCTCCAACAGCGGACGGACACCCGAGCCGAGAGTCGTACCGCCGTGCAAACCGCCGCCGTCTCGGCCCCCCGTCACTCCAGGAGTCGAAGAGGGCACCTCGAGCAACAGCAGCCACACACCCACCAACATGTCGAACAGCAACAGTTCCCAAACGATCACGACGCCGACGTCTCGACAGGCCAAATCC ATGCGGCCCTCCGGAACCCTGCCCGCGGCCTTGGCCGGCGGTCGCCGAGTCCAGCCTCCCGTGCCTCCGGTCCCCCCACCCCAGGCCATCACCTCCTTGCACAGCAGCAACGACAGCGGATTCTCTAACGAGCCTCCGGTCCATCCTGACATCGATTACAGCGACGACGAGGCCATCAG CAGGCAGCGACGTAAGCCCCGAGCGGAGAGAATCGCGGATGCTGACAGGGTACAGGGGACTCAGCAACAGCACGCGAGGGAAGACGGAGGAACAATGACCAAGGAGTGGCAAAATGACTCCTGGAAGACCATACCGAAGGACGAGAACAGCTGGCAGCTATACAAGAACGCGATGGACCTATGGGACAACGTCGATCAGGGTACGGGGGGCGGCGACAAGCCGGAAACGCGGTACCATCAACACGTCGAGCGGGAGCGCGAGGAAGCGGATACCCCGAGGATCGCGACGAACCCTCGAGCATACGCGAGGAACTCGGTAGAGCGAAGCAGCAAGGCGGGAGGCGAAGCTTACGAGCGAAACGGGGAGTACTCGAGTGACTACGAGGGGCGGGCCCGACGACCCAGGGAACGACCGAACCCCAACCAGCGGAACAAGTTTCGGGATGAACCTGCGAGTCCCCCGCGATACGCGCAGCGGCGAACGACGAAGGTCGCGACTCAGGAGCAGGAGTACAAGTCGGAGAAGCAGAGCGGGCCCGGGAAGTACGGGGCCAACGAGTACACGCCGAGGTACGAGAACAAGGCGAAGAAGTACTACGAGGACGACGTGACCGACGGGAACGAGCAGAGTGGGATGAGCAACGTACGCCGAGGGTACAAGCCTGTATCGCAGTGCGAAACTCCGACCGGCTACGACGAGGACGCTAAGCCGGAATCGGACTCGGACGAGGAGAGCACCGTAACTCTACCGGAAACCGGACGCAAGGTCGAGCACATTGCGCAGAAGCTGGAACAGACAGCGCAGAAATACGCGCGGGGCTTGAGTCCCGCTAAATTCGTCGATCCGGGGACCGTTGCCGAGCTTAAGGAGGAGTACAAGGACTCTCAGGATGACGCGGAGGGCAGAGGTTACGACAGGGAACgcgagagggagagggaaCGGTACTtcgagagggagagaaactTGGAGAAGAATCGAAGGGTCGAGCGGGCTTCGAGTCGGCGTTTCGACGAGAGGCCCAGACCGCCGTTCGAGGAGGCCCCGGATCGGCCGAGGCTTCCGCCTTACCGGGAACGACGGTATTCGGAAAAGGAAGAGATTTACGGGGAGACGGTTGGACGAGGGGGACGCGAGAATTCGGGAGTAGACGGCAAGGATCGCGGGTACGAGTCTAACTTCGAGACGAAACTGGAGCGCAGCAAAGTCGCAGAGAAGTTGAACAGGGCCGATCAGCGCGGGCAGAGTCCTCTAAAGTTTGATAAAAACGCGCAGAAGATCGCCGATCACAACGACACGAactacaacaacaacaacaacaacaacagcaacaacaccCTGCAGAAGAACGAGAAACGCCTTACCTCCCGTCACGGGATGTCGAATTTTGAGACAGACGGCAAGGGACCGAAACTCGTGAAGCGGACCAAGTCCTTCTGGCGATTCCGGCGCGACTCGGACGTCCTCGAGGGCATGGCGCTTTGGCAGCATCGCTCCCTCGTCGACATACCGAAGATGCTTAAACGCGAGGAGGCACGCGAACGACGGGAGGATCACGAGCGCGGAACATCGACGGAGGATCGCGACCATTCGCCGGGGGGGCGGGATCCCGAAGGGGGACATCGGGCGGCTAGGGAACGGCCACGCGACCGAGAAAGGGGGGCGGAGGAGCCGAAACCCGCGGAGAGGATACACAAACCGGAAAGATCCGGGGAGCAGCAAGCTTTTTCCGACGATTTCCCCACACCCGCGGAAAGGCCGAAGGTCAGCGAAAGGTCCGAGTACCGGAtgcagcaacaacagcagcagcagcacgaGGAACGCGCGTATTTCGTGGGGAATATATCGAGGAAAGCGATACTGGAGAATGAGCGCAAGCGCAGCCTCGAGGCCAAGCAGAACATGGTCGTCGCCGAACTGAAGGTGACGAACGAGACGAAGAAGAGCGAACGCCGTAAGAAGGCCTACGGCGACGACGATGACGgtcttattcaaaatttctccGACACCGAGGCTTCCGACGAAGAGTCTACGTACAGCTGCATCGTTGTCAAGGATCAGGTTGTCGCTGAGAAGACTTTACTGCCGAGGACCAAACTCCGCAAGGACGGTGACAGGGATAAAGGGTGGGGACGGGAGAGGGAAAGGGatagggagagggagagggagagaaacaCTTGCGGGCCTTGGTACGATCTCTGGGGAGTCGATCCTTCCGTAAAGAGTAAGAAACAGTAA